In one Pseudoliparis swirei isolate HS2019 ecotype Mariana Trench chromosome 23, NWPU_hadal_v1, whole genome shotgun sequence genomic region, the following are encoded:
- the aatka gene encoding serine/threonine-protein kinase LMTK1 yields MRIHGVQLLKSSDLGRHSLLYLKEIGHGWFGKVLLGEVNAGLSTTQVVVKELNASASVQDQMQFLEEAQPYRTLQHPALLPYLAQCSEVTPYLLVMEYCPLGDLKSYLRSCRVADSETPDPLILQRMACDIASGLLQLHKYNFIHSDLALRNCLLTSEMSVKIGDYGLSHSRYKDDYYVTQDQMWVPLRWIAPELIDEVHGNLLVVDQTKSSNIWSLGVTVWELFELGNQPYRHYSDRQVLTYAVKEQQLKLPKPLLQFPLAERWHEVMQFCWLQPELRPSSEEVHLLVTYLCAKGSSEAEEDFEQRWNALRPNLFSSTSHTAASTALVLTPTPASADIPSPERPQTVELASSASSSFPLLEHFSDSFHSDTGDDLLTVTETSHGLNFEYKWEQARAEQPYCSSSTSGALGQGNPYYQDIFYSRKGRSSGGCQTDSLTSGISPSYYEPEHPGVLPVSSAHSPSVSSQYYIRIEEPMECNINLDDSSSRLSSESRSGQSMAQPSAYWSTDHNKSSAYDSDSSPTVQLNMEPLLRQSSSTSPVKLGHSHNCFSSSQDHNIYCEQSSAYKPLQSCLSPLDASPESRSNLVRPVGRLENPRSLSQAVSSPSLGFCDPYLEAGSGRSTVNESCLNTMGPPRKTLPIVNHISIDVGTDGGLLVGQQRGGDIEDDLFSEGEATNWTSNHSANNNSLSFDGRQTGNGHDSYLDLQYTAHSNTAELWSLTKATTRSFHGSRFCGTLEAEGGDSGCYAASKPSELDSYIDLCHKEKEEAATQAEHNSTAEHLRSIYSFSSSSINDRSTECREMEGQYEKQFMLKGERLYSKPKMIPEASYIKSPSSFKEAQSGQTAARSDKQQGHTWEGVSTGLPVGLGDKRLNYPDTSESSRALDSGVGVRDSSINLVELGDFSEDDDDDITDIMSGIFADFNLDYAEMEEEALSPLKHPEGTPPDSVDDLNLSSSMASPRHQAFSPDPFNTPVLPKSLDSGYDTENNESPEFFFKELGDPRGGERSPRLGGEPELVLQAGLGQVVCTSTSTSVQKLKSLTDKNASRDSAYFSDYDAENERSPQEEGGTFFLGPTDCPAEDCISIKDDAIVKRQLNDKHFTNLTHIKRCVGVTHPLPTPGMSMLSPFPPEMGGCLTREAGPADDDLGLETEPSSQLSSTIGSEASSTAQEASGNHDEGNSRADDYSPVQSPHSDSTISDYTDEAPNKNESGDGSTEEELPGLNHVKEETEDRKEGVGVNKDDFEDIDAGQCEESLCEQSNGPVELSSSSSLLELCGEDVRAPLEEAEDEDDSDDSESDEELRTYNIQDDDSEESEESEEDFTPVPVVVSDCSRASHLRSLLKMPMFTQSFCDELEGKKKAVSFFDDVTVFLFDQESPTGELADYAFSTGTESNGEGSSGEKNTDRELQPDPGLEVRSCEPFCVSEETDGNNSEKGGASEWEDEVLLEPHPSSPDTILEPPSSPTPPSNRPEAPKPAAVALNRFRVSRFSITHVSDPHMGSATGNGEDDPKD; encoded by the exons ATGAGGATCCATGGAG TCCAGCTGCTGAAATCCTCAGACCTTGGCCGCCATAGTCTCCTCTATCTCAAAGAGATTGGACATGGCTGGTTTGGCAAG GTTCTGCTGGGTGAGGTCAATGCGGGCCTCAGCACCACCCAGGTGGTTGTAAAGGAGCTGAACGCCAGTGCCAGTGTCCAGGATCAGATGCAGTTCCTGGAGGAGGCGCAGCCGTACCG AACCCTCCAGCACCCCGCCCTCCTGCCCTACCTGGCTCAGTGCTCAGAGGTCACTCCTTATCTGCTGGTTATGGAGTATTGTCCTCTG ggtGATCTGAAGAGCTATCTGCGCAGCTGCCGGGTGGCCGACTCGGAGACTCCTGACCCTTTGATCCTTCAGCGTATGGCATGTGACATTGCCTCAGGGCTTCTGCAACTCCACAAATACAACTTCATACACAG tGACTTGGCCTTGAGAAACTGCCTGCTAACTTCAGAAATGTCAGTTAAGATCGGAGACTACGGCCTTTCTCACAGCCGATACAAG gATGACTATTATGTAACACAAGACCAGATGTGGGTGCCCCTGCGCTGGATTGCACCCGAGCTCATAGACGAAGTCCACGGAAACCTGCTGGTAGTTGACCAAACTAAATCCAGCAACATATG GTCATTGGGGGTGACGGTGTGGGAGCTGTTTGAGCTGGGCAACCAGCCGTACAGACACTACTCGGACAGACAGGTGCTGACCTATGCTGTGAAGGAGCAGCAGCTCAAACTACCCAAACCCCTGCTCCAATTCCCCCTGGCTGAGCGCTG GCATGAGGTGATGCAGTTCTGCTGGCTGCAGCCGGAGCTGAGACCCAGCAGTGAGGAAGTCCATCTTCTGGTCACATACCTGTGTGCCAAAGGCTCGAGTGAGGCTGAGGAAGACTTTGAACAACGTTGGAATGCCTTGAGACCCAACCTGTTCAGCAGCACCTCCCACACAGCTGCATCCACAGCCCTAGTCCTGACCCCCACACCTGCCTCAGCTGACATCCCCAGTCCAGAGCGACCTCAGACAGTGGAGCTGGCCTCCTCCGCCTCgtcctccttccccctcctgGAGCACTTCTCCGACAGCTTCCACTCTGACACGGGGGATGACCTGCTGACCGTCACAGAGACCAGCCACGGTCTCAACTTTGAGTACAAATGGGAGCAGGCCCGAGCCGAGCAGCCgtactgctcctcctccaccagcggGGCACTGGGCCAGGGGAACCCATATTACCAGGATATCTTCTACTCGAGGAAAGGACGCTCCTCGGGGGGCTGCCAGACTGACAGCCTGACATCAGGCATATCCCCTTCCTATTATGAACCTGAACACCCGGGTGTGCTCCCAGTGTCGAGTGCCCACAGCCCCTCGGTCAGCAGCCAGTATTACATTCGCATAGAGGAACCAATGGAGTGTAACATTAACTTggatgacagcagcagcaggttgtCCTCTGAGAGTCGGTCTGGTCAATCCATGGCACAGCCCAGTGCTTACTGGTCAACCGACCACAACAAATCTTCTGCCTACGACTCTGATTCAAGCCCCACTGTCCAACTCAACATGGAGCCACTGCTGAGACAGTCATCCAGCACCAGCCCCGTGAAGCTCGGCCACTCGCACAACTGCTTCTCATCGAGTCAAGACCACAACATCTACTGTGAACAATCATCAGCATACAAGCCCCTCCaatcctgtctgtctccactggATGCCTCACCAGAGTCCAGATCAAACCTTGTCCGTCCAGTTGGGCGTTTAGAAAACCCTCGCAGTTTATCGCAAGCAGTCAGCAGCCCGAGTTTGGGCTTCTGTGACCCCTACCTTGAAGCAGGCTCAGGCCGGAGCACGGTGAACGAAAGCTGCCTTAATACGATGGGTCCCCCCAGAAAGACACTACCCATTGTTAACCACATCAGCATTGATGTCGGGACCGACGGCGGTCTGCTGGTGGGCCAGCAGAGAGGTGGCGACATTGAGGATGACCTTTTCTCTGAAGGGGAGGCCACAAACTGGACCTCAAACCATTCAGCCAACAACAATAGCCTGAGCTTTGACGGCCGGCAGACAGGCAATGGGCATGACAGCTATCTGGACCTTCAATACACGGCTCACTCTAACACAGCAGAATTATGGTCTTTAACCAAGGCCACCACCAGAAGCTTCCACGGCTCCAGGTTTTGTGGAACATTGGAGGCTGAAGGAGGAGACTCTGGTTGTTACGCTGCTAGCAAGCCCAGTGAATTAGATTCATACATTGATTTATGTcacaaagaaaaagaggaagctgCCACTCAAGCAGAACATAACTCAACTGCAGAACATCTAAGAAGTATATATTCCTTTTCCAGCTCAAGTATTAACGACAGAAGTACAGAGTGTCGAGAAATGGAGGGACAATATGAAAAGCAGTTCATGCTGAAGGGAGAAAGACTGTACTCGAAGCCTAAGATGATACCTGAGGCAAGTTATATAAAGTCTCCATCCTCTTTCAAGGAGGCTCAGAGTGGTCAGACAGCAGCAAGGTCAGACAAGCAGCAAGGTCACACGTGGGAGGGAGTTTCAACAGGACTCCCGGTTGGTCTTGGAGACAAGAGGCTAAACTATCCAGATACATCAGAGAGCAGCAGAGCGTTGGACAGTGGAGTGGGGGTCAGAGACTCCAGCATTAACCTGGTTGAGCTTGGGGACTTTAGTGAGGATGACGACGATGACATCACCGATATTATGTCGGGGATCTTTGCCGACTTCAACCTGGACTATgctgagatggaggaggaagcgCTCAGCCCACTAAAGCATCCAGAGGGCACTCCTCCTGACTCCGTGGACGACCTCAACCTGTCCTCATCCATGGCAAGCCCCCGTCATCAAGCCTTCAGCCCCGATCCCTTCAACACCCCTGTCCTGCCCAAATCCCTGGACAGTGGCTATGACACAGAGAACAATGAATCCCCAGAGTTTTTCTTCAAAGAGCTTGGAGATCCTCGGGGTGGTGAGAGGAGCCCGAGGCTGGGGGGAGAACCAGAACTAGTCCTGCAGGCGGGTTTGGGACAAGTGGTCTGCACTTCCACAAGCACCTCAGTGCAAAAGTTAAAGAGCCTGACTGACAAGAACGCATCCAGGGATTCAGCCTATTTCTCAGACTATGACGCTGAAAATGAGAGGAGCCCTCAAGAGGAAGGCGGTACCTTCTTTTTAGGTCCGACTGACTGTCCTGCTGAGGACTGTATCTCTATCAAAGATGATGCAATTGTGAAAAGACAATTAAACGACAAACATTTTACAAACCTGACGCACATCAAAAGGTGTGTTGGGGTGACCCATCCCCTCCCCACCCCTGGGATGTCCatgctgtcaccgtttcctccaGAGATGGGTGGCTGCCTGACTCGAGAGGCTGGCCCTGCTGATGATGACCTCGGGTTGGAGACGGAGCCTTCCTCACAGCTCAGCTCCACCATCGGCTCCGAGGCCTCTTCCACGGCCCAGGAGGCCTCAGGGAACCACGATGAGGGGAACAGCAGAGCAGACGATTATTCTCCCGTCCAGTCTCCGCATTCTGACTCCACCATATCCGACTACACAGATGAGGCCCCCAACAAAAATGAAAGTGGTGATGGATCCACAGAGGAAGAGCTGCCCGGATTGAATCACGTCAAGGAAGAGACGGAGGACAGAAAGGAGGGCGTGGGAGTAAACAAGGACGATTTTGAGGACATAGACGCCGGGCAATGCGAGGAGAGCTTATGTGAGCAATCTAACGGTCCTGTGgaactctcctcttcctcgtcactGTTGGAGCTGTGCGGAGAAGACGTGAGAGCGCCGCTGGAAGAGgcggaggatgaagatgattcAGACGACAGCGAGTCTGACGAAGAGTTGAGGACTTATAACATCCAAGACGACGACagtgaggagagtgaggagagtgaggaggatTTCACCCCGGTGCCAGTGGTGGTGAGCGACTGCAGCCGGGCGAGTCACCTCCGCAGTCTCCTGAAGATGCCCATGTTCACCCAGAGCTTCTGTGACGAGttggaggggaagaaaaaagcGGTGTCCTTTTTTGATGACGTCACGGTGTTCCTTTTTGACCAG GAGAGCCCTACGGGAGAGTTGGCCGATTACGCCTTCTCCACTGGAACAGAGTCCAATGGAGAGGGATCTtcgggagaaaaaaacaccGACCGCGAGCTGCAACCCGACCCCGGACTTGAAGTTCGGTCCTGTGAACCATTCTGTGTTTCTGAAGAAACAGATGGCAACAACTCAGAGAAGG GTGGGGCTTCTGAATGGGAAGATGAAGTCTTGTTAGAGCCTCATCCGTCCTCCCCGGACACCATCCTCGAGCCCCCGTCCTCACCCACACCCCCCTCCAACCGTCCCGAGGCTCCAAAACCTGCAGCTGTAGCACTTAACCGTTTCAGGGTCTCCCGGTTCTCTATCACACATGTGTCCGACCCCCACATGGGCTCAGCTACAG GTAATGGAGAAGATGACCCAAAAGATTGA
- the baiap2a gene encoding brain-specific angiogenesis inhibitor 1-associated protein 2a isoform X5: MAEVHRQIQVQLEEMLKSFHNELLSELEKKVDLDSRYLTAALKKYQIEHKSKGESLEKCQAELKKLRRKSQGSKNPSKYGEKEMQFVETISSKQTELDTFIAEGYKTALSEERRRYCFLVDRQCAVAKNSSAYHGKGKDLLTQKIPVWQQACSDPNKLPERAMLLAQQMGSTALGGTSPLHTSKSNLVISDPIPGAQPLPVPPELAVFMGSGLGHPARLIGPDGVSMVNGTTGVHGEEYWTDGSTVSVPQVRPSSPQAQGQSQSQPPQRQVSDVYSNTLPVRRPAPTKNKNPVGETRTLPRSSSMAAGLEKNGRARVQAIFSHAAGDNGTLLSFSEGDVITLLVPEARDGWHYGENEKNKMRGWFPFSYTRVLPESDSDKLKVNLHHGKSSSTGNLLENDASLPTPDYGLTARLLAQSLAQTRPRPYSTAGFAPQPAIEDYDARFATSDRSLEFYLQPTFPDDRSAPIFY; encoded by the exons ATGGCGGAGGTCCACAGACAGATCCAAGTGCAGCTAGAGGAGATG TTGAAATCCTTCCACAATGAGCTGCTCtctgaactggagaagaaggTGGACCTGGATTCTCGTTATCTGACT GCTGCCCTGAAGAAATACCAGATCGAACACAAGAGCAAAGGGGAAAGTCTGGAGAAGTGCCAGGCTGAGCTGAAGAAGCTGCGCAGAAAGAGCCAGGGCAGCAAGAACCCCTCCAAGTATGGAGAGAAGGAGATGCAG TTTGTGGAGACCATCAGCAGTAAGCAGACCGAGCTGGACACCTTCATCGCCGAGGGATACAAGACAGCCTTGTCCGAGGAGCGTCGCAGGTACTGTTTCCTGGTGGACCGCCAGTGTGCCGTGGCCAAGAACAGCAGCGCCTACCATGGCAAG GGTAAAGACCTTCTGACTCAGAAGATCCCAGTTTGGCAACAGGCTTGCTCAGACCCCAACAAGCTGCCAGAGAGGGCCATGCTCCTGGCCCAGCAGATGGGCTCAACGGCCCTCGGGGGCACAAGCCCCCTGCATACCTCCAAATCTAACTTGGTCATCTCAGACCCGATCCCCGGGGCCCAGCCTCTCCCTGTGCCCCCAGAGCTGGCTGTTTTCATGGGCAGTGGCCTGGGACACCCCGCG AGGCTGATTGGCCCTGATGGTGTTTCTATGGTAAATGGGACAACAGGTGTCCATGGAGAGGAATATTGGACGGATGGTAGTACTGTATCCGTGCCCCAAGTCAGGCCTTCATCCCCCCAGGCGCAGGGCCAGTCCCAGTCCCAGCCCCCCCAGAGGCAGGTCAGCGATGTCTACTCCAACACCCTCCCGGTCCGCAGGCCTGCTCCCACCAAGAATAAGAACCCCGTGG GAGAGACACGAACCCTGCCCAGGTCCAGTTCCATGGCGGCGGGCCTGGAAAAGAACGGCCGTGCCCGTGTGCAGGCCATCTTCTCCCATGCTGCAGGTGACAACGGTACCCTGCTCAGTTTCTCTGAGGGAGATGTCATCACCCTGCTCGTGCCTGAGGCCCGCGATGGCTGGCACTATGGGGAAAATGAGAAGAACAAGAT GCGTGGCTGGTTCCCGTTCTCCTACACGCGTGTGCTGCCTGAAAGCGACAGTGACAAGCTCAAAGTGAA CCTGCACCATGGGAAAAGTAGCAGTACGGGGAATTTGTTGGAGAATGATGCATCACTGCCCACACCTGACTACGGCCTGACTGCCCGACTGCTGGCACAGAGCCTCGCACAGACCCGCCCACGGCCCTACAGCACGGCAGGCTTTGCCCCACAG CCTGCTATTGAGGATTATGACGCCCGCTTTGCCACGAG CGACCGTTCCCTGGAGTTCTACCTCCAGCCCACCTTCCCTGATGACCGATCTGCTCCCATCTTCTACTAG